Proteins encoded in a region of the Plasmodium berghei ANKA genome assembly, chromosome: 1 genome:
- a CDS encoding mitochondrial chaperone BCS1, putative, with protein MQKLMMNKNCELNAEKNTSLGYTFDEKDGFFASIFKNITKNEYFSAGVGIISVGAFVTVANRLNSYMYSAIKKNLFTSLEITINDTSYYWILEYMVKKGIISRHLSLKTQIINDKNCKNAIFSFLPSVGNHLFIYNNTFIFIERNRDKNMISETNRSLPFENIKLSTFVWSKYIFQELLKDAKIYIDKKEEGKTLLYKTFGHEWRPFGAPKNKRPINSVILPENLREYIISDIQTFLNSSKWYIDKGIPYRRCYLLHGPPGCGKSSLISALAGYFDFNICTINVNDIYLTDDRFIHLLATVPPKTILILEDIDFIFLNSALDNTTTKNSTNKPNTSAQSSNSIFTTESHSIRTLGVSYSGLLNALDGVVATEERIIFMTTNNIEKLPSTLIRPGRVDMKIFIPYASMYQYKNMFLRFFPNHNDLADKFSTIFQNFNLSMAEIQSFFLFSKHDPYKTIKNAEDWVKLYAKKKDDF; from the coding sequence ATGCAAAAGCTGATGATGAACAAAAACTGCGAATTAAACgcagaaaaaaatacaagtTTAGGATATACATTTGATGAAAAAGATGGTTTTTTTGCGTcgatatttaaaaatataacaaaaaatgaatattttagTGCAGGTGTTGGCATAATATCTGTTGGCGCATTTGTCACCGTTGCTAATAGATTAAATAGCTACATGTATAGtgctataaaaaaaaatttatttacatcgctagaaataacaataaatgATACATCCTATTATTGGATACTAGAATATATGGTAAAAAAGGGAATCATTAGTAGACATTTAAGTTTAAAAacacaaataataaatgacaaaaattgtaaaaatgctatattttcatttcttcCAAGTGTTGGcaatcatttatttatatataataatacatttatatttattgaaaGAAATagagataaaaatatgatttcTGAAACCAATAGATCATTGccatttgaaaatataaaattaagcACTTTTGTATGgtctaaatatatatttcaagaattattaaaagatgcaaaaatatatatagataaaaaagaagaagGAAAAACATTATTGTATAAAACTTTTGGCCATGAATGGAGGCCTTTTGGAGCAcccaaaaataaaagaccTATTAATTCAGTTATATTACCTGAAAATTTACGTGAGTATATAATTAGTGATATACAAACTTTTCTTAATTCAAGCAAGTGGTACATTGATAAAGGTATACCCTATAGAAGatgttatttattacatGGTCCACCTGGATGTGGAAAAAGTAGTCTGATCAGTGCATTAGCGGgatattttgattttaatatttgCACTATAAATGTTAATGACATATATCTTACTGATGATAGATTCATACATCTACTAGCCACAGTCCCTCCAAAAACTATTCTAATTCTCGAAGATATTGATTTCATTTTTCTCAACTCAGCACTAGATAATACTACTACTAAAAATTCAACAAATAAACCTAATACCTCAGCACAATCATCAAATTCTATATTTACTACTGAGTCCCATTCTATAAGAACACTAGGTGTATCCTATAGTGGCCTTTTAAATGCATTAGATGGTGTTGTTGCAACAGAAGAAcgaataatttttatgacaactaataatattgaaaaactTCCTAGTACTCTTATTAGACCTGGGAGAGTtgatatgaaaatatttattcctTATGCAAGCATGtatcaatataaaaatatgtttttacGATTTTTTCCGAATCATAATGATTTGGCTGATAAATTTTCTAcgatttttcaaaattttaatttaagtATGGCTGAAATACAgtctttctttttattcTCAAAGCATGATCCATATAAGACCATAAAAAATGCTGAGGATTGGGTCAAATTATAtgccaaaaaaaaagatgacttttaa